In a genomic window of Myotis daubentonii chromosome X, mMyoDau2.1, whole genome shotgun sequence:
- the KANTR gene encoding KDM5C adjacent transcript, producing the protein MSPFSLLLLVICAFSLFFMINLSRGLSILLVFSKNQLLALLLLSIMSLFSISLISALIFFDLLPSTFFGFILLFFF; encoded by the coding sequence atgtctcctttttcattgCTGTTATTGGTTATTTGTGCCTTCTCACTTTTTTTCATGATCAATCTCTCCAGAGGTTTGTCTATTTTATTAGTCTTTTCGAAGAACCAACTTTTGGCTTTGTTGCTTCTCTCTATTatgtctttgttttctatttctttaatttctgctcttatctttttTGATCTCCTTCCTTCCACATTTTTTGGATTTattctgttgttctttttctaa